A single Ptiloglossa arizonensis isolate GNS036 chromosome 2, iyPtiAriz1_principal, whole genome shotgun sequence DNA region contains:
- the Sec16 gene encoding endoplasmic reticulum export factor secretory 16 isoform X2 produces the protein MSNPYRARPTRSRVDHSLGYGAHNQNAWNPMSRVQSELSSSDSTQHQPPIGNQTKQTNDPWNNSWNWDIDKQTDNQQQQQSPQQELQQQQQHYGPSYTNQGQLIPNSIQDHYYQNVNGSKSDLLNQNSMLDDNTPSTIGNRQPILNYSDSFTPYSNFVQYQQYPQPPRANSVKSGSANFDPAQWTNERQSQNIPYMQQGSGSIQNQNDQGMHPPPAGSNYPWHKPDQTNLMPTPNWQTHSSVSGHWQDPKMDKEVQKFDDMGNQCTLPSQQTRLNQLLPSSTENTNKEHSINDSNNWSNQMNISVSQLNHQTRESVLSNQSQQLPPNYNVNNEFNSWSQPVSADVLQQWKHPDDTHKSQWLQDQQENNNLPEQNIKQDNAGASVSNDWQQNSVASSHHSLPNISRVSEPGIEQEERKKSIPSLISNSMISKDSNIQAKTNISKPQVPDSRLNLSTTPETISTVTSCESVSIQENNDFNLVNDTLEWGRNISTEELPAKLEQLNIGNKQNKHLENQSELSEVHPIISGEGWNQNTASQNSTVPGNIPGLPSDYVTSGAENSHSIDSQGAISKENSTHNIYPATNIKSTDNIAQSGYDQWYNQNTLPRSLDNTWYSKDHARPPKEWSTEQTVENYEIIQQPSEFVNLEVVTPSLQERDIYGSRDSINKETLDNDPKPVMNPAKELTNVRDFRQEVNNIEVPSTQQLTRSHPPLQPEQVPDNYEFASNDRNTFLETGELTDSHQEHEPSPPSQDDENDEVPNDIPFLREVPGQSSSIDPRRNDPTGQEQNVQSVQRLSDPRRNDPSGQEQGIQLRNISERSERRDVPSGQERSVPLLSRAESDPLERRNDPSGRERSLPPQQSRNDPSGEERHQPQPQIMLESSETREVPGRGNDPEDPNQQTDEDLRQIPGGASPNEVAQSSDDRPNGRVVTGSQEVPLTGSTIQEQTSDLRNKREEAVGASIRESQGISTSTRRDSYEEDDEGSGNSRDDSRERRRDSSSERRRYEYERKNAYYDRDREFDDDYYYDRRRGAESDRPYNVRDDFDRREIPYREDDRKHHSRDDLDRHSREEMDRRSRGKDDLDERDARRRPDDRRRDRVDDGRRRDREVRDYDSRYSRDRDYLDRDRRRDDRRPRRYDEYDIRDPYYDDPYSRGSRPSSRSSYNDRDRAYYMRTRDPYYGYNGYPGYDYGVHYANNYYAYIENLRRTNPAAYSEWYHKYYANQHQQQHISRGVTNYSEDRASVHSGRSSCDERTTSDKRILGDMSLLEDSTTTSARMTPTKFSVSHTYGCFSIGSLIYVQPTYPTDGERAKVDIFRLDNLLLHDPIARDLRAHPGPLIKGVTHKKTIIEYCETKIKKAASNEELVDRASYILLYELMIMLIQQNGNVVGVDIAALLLRNKDAYPYDLNKQKSQDLGRRESVISQRSGVAGGDGIQDNQDSAEVSEKIENKPRKSIEQITDEFRNTLLYGLVQEALEYAMNEGLWGHALFLASKLDKRTHASVMTRFANSLPYHDPLQTLYQLHSGRVPAVVTGISDPRWDDWRPHLAMIISNTSANPEINRRSITTLGDTLSARGDIHAAHFCYILAQIDFGAYGANNVKLVLIGANHHKPYSAFLTTEAVMLTEIYEYARNLSEPGFTLVDLQTFKFDLVTKMVDHGLIEKALLYIEQIAVNIVNEPSKYKRSFIGAVYNLGDRIKYHDPVYKDSTDEAITLTWFNNLAEIVGKYHAGEIVENDTYGSQMKMESHNNLQNVEMYEIKQQQQQQQQQQQQQQQQQPQQQQQQQKPPPPQQWNPVQPEYREGPASMMEVTSTDVQSEWQPSSLPPTILDTYDQNMQYTRNNDESCQYQQPQQQDYWNQEPYYQNNYGKNDSTVTNWQQQSTHAMYSSEQSDIDHSQQQEKWNYEPLQPAISMTPSTRKQYDPLEELDALETPKSTSKSAAANKKAPEKASEKKPSNSGGSWFGGFFSKLAPKPRNQMILPDDSNPAIVWDPVAKKWMNKDEDGESSSSALAPPPKASDVGFRALAAEQTSQPSQAAQPSQPSQPSQPSQPSQPSQPSQPSQSSQPSQSSQPPSQTDESIVNKFKLPKGRSMRANYIDVMNPGGSKNNAAPSNIPTPVTSPIVPMATSSPQLFIPALVNDPNAPVAFLTPVSTSVATSADVPENTSQGLSRWSSTSSLSREVQSYTMRNPRLLPRNKGPMMYNPNDMKDHSATNMQQNRYPPR, from the exons ATGAGT AATCCCTATAGAGCCAGACCAACTAGGTCTAGAGTAGATCATAGTTTAGGGTATGGAGCTCACAATCAAAATGCATGGAATCCAATGTCGAGAGTACAATCAGAACTATCATCAAGTGATTCCACTCAACATCAACCACCTATTGGAAATCAGACGAAACAAACAAATGATCCCTGGAATAATTCGTGGAATTGGGATATTGATAAACAAACAGATaatcagcaacaacaacaatcaCCTCAACAAGAGctacagcaacaacagcagcactATGGACCTTCGTATACGAATCAAGGGCAGTTGATACCCAATTCCATTCAGGATCATTATTATCAAAATGTTAATGGCAGCAAATCTGATTTACTTAATCAGAATTCTATGTTGGATGATAATACACCAAGTACAATTGGTAATAGGCAaccaattttaaattattctgaCTCTTTTACACCATACTCGAATTTTGTTCAATATCAACAATATCCACAACCACCTAGAGCTAATTCTGTTAAATCTGGATCTGCGAACTTTGATCCTGCTCAGTGGACAAATGAGCGACAGTCTCAAAATATTCCATATATGCAGCAGGGTTCTGGTTCTATACAGAACCAGAATGATCAAGGAATGCATCCTCCACCAGCTGGTAGCAATTATCCATGGCATAAGCCTGATCAAACAAATTTAATGCCAACTCCCAATTGGCAAACTCATAGCAGTGTGTCGGGACATTGGCAAGATCCAAAAATGGATAAAGAGGTGCAAAAGTTTGATGATATGGGTAACCAGTGTACACTGCCATCGCAACAAACTAGATTGAATCAGCTTCTTCCTTCTTCCACTGAGAATACTAACAAAGAACATTCCATCAATGATTCAAATAATTGGTCTAATCAAATGAATATATCAGTTTCTCAGTTGAACCATCAAACTCGTGAATCTGTGCTATCTAATCAAAGCCAACAATTACCACCAAATTATAATGTCAATAATGAATTCAATTCTTGGTCTCAACCAGTAAGTGCAGATGTTTTGCAACAATGGAAGCATCCAGATGACACCCATAAAAGTCAGTGGTTACAAGACCAGCAGGAGAATAATAATTTACCagaacaaaatattaaacaagatAATGCTGGTGCTAGTGTTTCAAATGATTGGCAACAAAATTCTGTGGCATCCTCTCATCATTCTTTACCCAATAtatctcgagtatcagaacctgGTATAgaacaagaagaaagaaaaaaatctatACCTTCTTTAATTTCTAATTCCATGATTTCTAAAGATTCCAATATCCAAGCAAAAACGAATATAAGTAAGCCACAAGTTCCTGATTCACGTCTTAACTTATCAACCACTCCTGAAACTATTTCAACTGTTACAAGTTGTGAAAGTGTTTCTATCCAGGAGAACAATGACTTCAATTTAGTAAATGATACATTAGAATGgggaagaaatatttcaacaGAAGAGTTACCTGCAAAACTAGAACAGTTGAATATTGGTAATAAGCAAAATAAACATTTAGAAAATCAAAGTGAACTATCGGAAGTGCATCCTATTATATCTGGAGAGGGATGGAATCAAAATACAGCTTCACAAAACAGTACTGTTCCTGGTAATATACCTGGCTTGCCTTCAGATTATGTTACATCTGGTGCAGAAAATTCTCATTCCATAGATTCTCAAGGTGCCATTAGTAAAGAGAATTCAACACACAATATATACCCAGCAACAAATATTAAGTCAACAGATAATATAGCACAAAGTGGATATGATCAATGGTACAATCAGAATACATTACCACGTTCCTTAGACAATACATGGTATTCAAAGGATCATGCTCGACCACCTAAAGAATGGAGTACTGAACAAACTGTAGAAAACTATGAAATTATTCAGCAGCCTTCAGAATTCGTAAATTTAGAAGTAGTTACTCCATCATTACAGGAACGCGATATATACGGCTCAAGAGATTCCATAAATAAGGAAACTTTAGATAACGACCCAAAACCAGTTATGAATCCCGCCAAAGAATTAACTAACGTGCGTGATTTCAGGCAAGAAGTGAATAATATTGAAGTACCCTCTACACAGCAGTTGACACGATCTCATCCACCTCTTCAGCCAGAACAG GTGCCGGATAATTATGAGTTTGCATCTAATGATAGAAACACGTTTTTGGAAACTGGAGAATTAACAGATTCCCATCAAGAGCATGAACCATCTCCACCAAGTCAAGATGATGAAAATGATGAAGTGCCTAATGATATTCCCTTTTTGCGAGAAGTACCAGGCCAATCGAGTTCCATAGATCCGCGTAGAAACGATCCAACAGGACAAGAACAAAACGTTCAATCTGTTCAAAGATTATCAGATCCAAGAAGGAATGATCCTTCTGGTCAGGAACAAGGCATTCAGCTAAGGAATATATCTGAAAGATCAGAACGTCGTGATGTTCCTTCTGGCCAAGAAAGAAGCGTTCCATTACTTTCACGAGCAGAGTCCGACCCGTTGGAACGTCGAAATGATCCGTCTGGCAGGGAACGTTCCTTACCTCCGCAACAGTCACGAAATGATCCTTCTGGAGAAGAAAGGCACCAACCTCAGCCTCAAATTATGCTGGAATCTAGCGAAACACGGGAAGTACCTGGCAGAGGCAATGATCCCGAAGACCCGAATCAACAGACAGATGAAGATCTTAGGCAAATACCAGGAGGTGCATCTCCCAATGAAGTTGCTCAGTCTTCGGATGACAGACCCAATGGACGAGTAGTTACGGGTTCTCAAGAAGTTCCTCTTACAGGCT CTACGATACAAGAGCAAACTAGCGATTTGAGAAATAAACGTGAAGAAGCCGTTGGCGCATCCATACGCGAGAGTCAAGGAATTTCCACTTCAACCCGTAGGGATTCGTACGAAGAGGATGATGAAGGTTCCGGGAATAGCAGAGACGATAGTAGAGAGAGACGTCGCGATAGTAGTTCGGAAAGACGACGATACGAGTATGAACGGAAGAATGCGTA TTACGATCGTGATCGTGAATTCGATGATGATTATTATTACGATCGTCGTCGTGGAGCAGAAAGCGATCGACCGTATAATGTGCGTGAcgatttcgatcgacgagaaattccttatAGAGAAGACGATCGTAAGCATCATAGTCGGGATGATTTAGATAGACATTCGAGAGAAGAGATGGATAGAAGAAGTAGAGGTAAAGATGATTTGGATGAAAGGGATGCCAGAAGGAGGCCAGATGATCGTAGAAGAGATAGAGTCGATGATGGTCGTCGTAGAGATAGAGAGGTTCGAGACTACGATTCACGATATTCTAGAGATCGAGATTATCTTGATCGTGATAGAAGAAGGGATGATAGAAGACCAAGACGATACGATGAATACGATATTAGAGATCCATATTATGACGATCCTTATAGCAGAGG ATCTAGACCATCCAGTAGGTCTTCCTATAACGACAGAGATCGAGCGTACTACATGCGAACGAGAGATCCCTATTATGGTTATAATG GGTATCCTGGATACGATTATGGTGTTCATTAcgccaataattactatgcatACATTGAAAATTTACGACGTACAAATCCTGCCGCTTATTCAGAATGGTATCACAAATATTATGCTAATCAACATCAACAGCAACATATTTCTCGCGGTGTTACCAATTATTCGGAGGATAGAGCGAGTGTTCATTCGGGGCGTAGTTCCTGCGATGAAAG GACGACTAGCGATAAACGAATTTTAGGTGATATGTCCCTACTAGAAGATTCAACGACTACTTCTGCACGAATGACACCGACTAAATTTTCCGTGTCTCATACATATG GATGTTTTTCTATTGGATCTCTGATATATGTACAACCGACTTATCCAACTGATGGTGAGAGAGCCAAAGTGGACATTTTTAGATTGGACAACCTACTTCTACATGACCCTATAGCCCGTGATTTACGGGCTCATCCTGGACCTTTAATTAA GGGTGTTACTCATAAGAAGACTATTATCGAATATTGcgaaactaaaattaaaaaagcAGCATCAAATGAAGAGTTGGTCGACCGCGCTTCGTATATACTTTTATATGAATTAATGATTATGTTAATTCAGCAAAATGGG AATGTCGTCGGTGTTGATATAGCAGCGTTATTGCTTAGAAACAAGGATGCATATCCTTACGATTTGAACAAACAAAAATCGCAGGATCTAGGAAGAAGAGAGTCGGTGATATCGCAAAGATCTGGAGTCGCAGGTGGGGATGGAATTCAGGATAATCAAGATAGTGCAGAAGTTtctgagaaaattgaaaataaaccaCGCAAAAGTATTGAACAAATTACAGACGAGTTTAGAAATACGCTACTTTACGGATTAGTTCAAGAAGCGTTAG AATATGCGATGAATGAAGGACTTTGGGGACATGCACTCTTTTTGGCTAGTAAATTAGACAAACGTACTCATGCATCTGTAATGACACGTTTTGCCAATAGTTTACCCTATCACGATCCATTACAAACTTTATACCAACTTCACTCTGGTCGTGTGCCCGCGGTTGTTACTGGTATATCAGATCCACGGTGGGACGATTGGAGACCTCATTTAGCTATGATTATATCGAACACTTCCGCTAATCCGGAAATAAAtcgtcgttcgattacaactcTCGGGGATACGCTTTCCGCGCGAGGAGATATCCATGCTGCTCATTTTTGTTACATACTTGCACAAATTGACTTCGGTGCTTATGGAGCAAATAATGTGAAACTCGTATTGATTGGTGCAAATCATCATAAACCATACAGTGCATTCCTTACGACGGAGGCCGTCATGCTcacagaaatatatgaatacgcTAGAAATCTTAGCGAGCCAGGATTTACATTGGTGGATCTTCAAACTTTTAAATTCGATTTGGTAACAAAAATGGTGGATCATGGATTGATAGAGAAAGCTTTATTGTATATAGAGCAAATTGCAGTGAATATTGTGAATGAACCATCGAAATATAAAAGATCGTTCATCGGTGCGGTATATAATTTGGGAGACAGGATTAAATATCATGATCCAGTTTATAAAGATTCGACCGATGAAGCTATAACTTTAACTTGGTTCAATAATCTAGCTGAGATAGTTGGTAAATACCAT GCAGGAGAAATTGTCGAAAACGATACTTACGGCTCACAAATGAAAATGGAGTCGCATAACAACTTGCAAAATGTAGAAATGTACGAGATaaaacagcagcaacagcaacagcagcagcagcagcaacaacagcagcagcagcaaccacagcaacagcagcaacaacaaaaaccaccaccaccacaacAATGGAACCCAGTTCAGCCTGAATACAGAGAAGGTCCAGCGTCAATGATGGAAGTAACCTCGACTGATGTACAGTCAGAATGGCAGCCATCATCTTTGCCACCTACTATACTGGATACGTACGATCAAAACATGCAATATACAAGAAATAATGATGAATCTTGTCAATATCAACAACCACAACAGCAAGATTACTGGAATCAAGAGCCCTATTACCAGAATAATTATGGAAAAAATGATAGTACCGTCACAAACTGGCAACAGCAGTCAACTCATGCAATGTATTCCTCAGAACAAAGTGACATCGATCATTCTCAGCAACAGGAAAAGTGGAACTATGAG CCCCTGCAACCGGCAATTTCTATGACACCGTCAACAAGAAAGCAGTACGATCCATTGGAAGAGTTAGACGCACTCGAGACTCCGAAATCAACTTCGAAATCTGCAGCAGCAAACAAAAAAGCCCCAGAGAAAGCATCCGAGAAGAAACCTTCCAACAGTGGAGGTTCTTGGTTTGGTGGATTTTTCAGCAAACTTGCTCCAAAACCAAGGAACCAGATGATTCTACCAGATGACAGTAATCCAGCA ATTGTTTGGGATCCTGTTGCTAAAAAATGGATGAATAAAGACGAAGATGGAGAAAGTAGCTCTTCAGCTTTAGCTCCTCCTCCGAAAGCTTCGGACGTAGGATTTAGAGCACTTGCAGCGGAGCAGACCTCCCAACCGTCTCAAGCGGCACAaccatctcaaccatctcaACCGTCTCAACCGTCTCAACCGTCTCAACCGTCTCAACCGTCTCAACCGTCTCAATCGTCTCAACCGTCTCAATCGTCTCAACCACCATCTCAAACTGATGAGTCGATTGTGAATAAATTCAAATTACCGAAGGGTAGAAGTATGCGTGCCAACTACATAGATGTAATGAATCCGGGTGGTTCAAAAAATAACGCAGCGCCTTCGAATATACCAACTCCAGTAACGTCTCCGATAGTACCTATGGCAACTTCTTCACCTCAATTATTCATTCCTGCACTAG TCAATGATCCAAATGCTCCTGTGGCCTTTTTAACACCTGTATCAACATCAGTCGCCACTTCCGCAGATGTTCCTGAAAACACATCTCAAGGG